The genome window AGCATACCTCTGCTCTCTTGAAAGGCACGTTCGAATTGCACCACATGCTAATCGATTGATAGTCTTCCAATCTTTCTCCTCAACATCATCTGGTTTCTGTTCTTCAATAGCAATGTCTAGACCTTGTTGGAAGAGAGCGTCTAGAATCTCACTTTGCCACATGCCGAAGTCACCAGTGCCATCGAAAGTCTCCACTGCCAGTCTCGTATTTGTGACGGCAGTTCTTGCCCAGATAGGTGATGAAACTGCTGTCGAGGTGGACGTCGATGCTTTTGCACTATCTTCCATTTCGGCTACAACTAGTCTTCAATAGCAACAATAAGTAGGCCCCACAAGATGAAGGGATCCCACAGGCTGACCCCACAGGTAGGCCCCACGGATGGACCAGAGTTCAAGGATATCTTTTCTGATGTGAAAGATCAGTTATAACTGCGACCACAGAGCATACTCAGAATAACCTCAGGCTCTTATACCACTTGTTGTGGATCAGATACCCTATAATAGCTATTAAAGaataaatgacaaaataaaGAACACCAGAAATTTAACGAGGTTCGGCCAATAATGCCTACGTCCTCGGACACTACCAAATTATATTTCACTAAGAATGACTACAAAGTGAAATATTACAATAgagggagaaagaaagaaattgccTTAGAAGATGAATAGACAATTGCTGGGATGGATCCTAATGAAGAGCCAAGGCCCTTATTTATAGTTAGGAAAAGCCTTCAACTCTTCCTAAACTACCGATGTGGGACGAGGCACTCTTCCAAAACTACCGATGTGGGACGAGGCACACTTCGGTCAACAGTAATCACAGAGAAGTGTCCAGAATCATCATCATTCAATTTTCCTAAGACCAATGGACTGGGCTTTGTTGATTCCCTTCTAGAAAAGATGATGGATGTGACAAGTTCTGAGGCTGGTTCGATTGCTTTGATCGATCATCCAATTCAAAAAGTCCAGGAAGAACTTGTTTGTTTACGCTCTTTGCTGAGGAAAATTGTGGAGCTGCACAATGAAGACGAGGAGGTCCAGGCAATTTGGGATCGTATTGTTGGGGTGGCATATAGGATAGAGTTTCTTATTGACTCCTTAATAACTGGAAATATCTTTGATTCTTCTTCAATGTCCATTCATTCCATTTTAGAAGAAATGAACATCATTAAAGCTGCGGCCTTGAAGATTTGTGGTAGCGCAAGACTTGGTGGAGAAGTAAAGGAACTAACGAAGAGATTCAATCACATGCCACAACAAGGAAGTAAGCCAATAGTCAATGATGTGGTGGTGGGATTCGAGGATGAGATGGCATCGATAATCAATGGACTCAGAAATGGATCACGCCAAGTGAAAATTGTTTCCATTGTGGGTATGCCGGGATGCGGTAAGACAACTTTGGCTAGAAAAGTGTACAATGATTCTTCAGTGAAGTCCCATTTTTATGAGCGTGCTTGGTGTACTGTTTCTCAAATATATGACAAGAGAAATCTGTTGCTTCAAATTTTGAGTTGTATTGAGTCCAAGCTTCCTGAGTATGTTTTTAAGATGGGTGAAGAAGATCTGGCTCTTAAAGTCAAAAGACGTTTGCTGAAAAACAGATATCTCATTGTTTTGGACGATTAATGGGACATTGATGCATGGAACGGATTGGAAGCCTCATTCCCTGATGATGGAAATGGAAGTAGAGTAATCTTGACGAGTCGGCTCCGTGGTGTTGCTCCGCAAGACAAACTCGACCATGAACCATATTCTCTTCGTCAACTCGCTCCTAATGAGAGCTGGGATTTGCTAAAAGGGAAGTTATATCCTGGACAAGATTTGGCTCCTCCAGAACTATGTGAAATTCGACAGCAAGTAGTGGAAATGTGTCAAGGACTACCTCTTACGGTTGTCATTCTTGCCGGAATTCTCTCAAGGATGGACCCAAATGGTTGGAAAGAAGCTGTGGAAGGTTTATGTTCAAGGAATGTTTCTAGTACGGAACAGTGTACCGCTACACTAGAGCTGAGTTTCAAACATTTACCTGATACTTTGAAGGcgtgttttctttattttggagcCTTTCCAGAAGACCATGAGCACAATACCAAGAGGTTGATTTCTCTATGGGTCGCTGAAGGATTTGTTCAAAAAACTCAGCTCAAGAGAACAGAGGATGTGGCAAATGGTTACCTGATGGAACTTATTAGCAGAAGCTTAGTCATAGTTT of Coffea arabica cultivar ET-39 chromosome 5c, Coffea Arabica ET-39 HiFi, whole genome shotgun sequence contains these proteins:
- the LOC113689422 gene encoding putative late blight resistance protein homolog R1B-12; the encoded protein is MDPNEEPRPLFIVRKSLQLFLNYRCGTRHSSKTTDVGRGTLRSTVITEKCPESSSFNFPKTNGLGFVDSLLEKMMDVTSSEAGSIALIDHPIQKVQEELVCLRSLLRKIVELHNEDEEVQAIWDRIVGVAYRIEFLIDSLITGNIFDSSSMSIHSILEEMNIIKAAALKICGSARLGGEVKELTKRFNHMPQQGSKPIVNDVVVGFEDEMASIINGLRNGSRQVKIVSIVGMPGCGKTTLARKVYNDSSVKSHFYERAWCTVSQIYDKRNLLLQILSCIESKLPEYVFKMGEEDLALKVKRPSFPDDGNGSRVILTSRLRGVAPQDKLDHEPYSLRQLAPNESWDLLKGKLYPGQDLAPPELCEIRQQVVEMCQGLPLTVVILAGILSRMDPNGWKEAVEGLCSRNVSSTEQCTATLELSFKHLPDTLKACFLYFGAFPEDHEHNTKRLISLWVAEGFVQKTQLKRTEDVANGYLMELISRSLVIVSKPRSIDGVKACRIHDLLYEFCVTKAKEEKHLQLVRRNDDLSAFTMPCYLRRLCIDS